A region of the Alphaproteobacteria bacterium genome:
AGTGCCCCAACAACAATCACGCTTGAGATGGCATTCGTTACAGCCATCAAGGGTGAATGCAAGGCGGGCGTGACACTCCAAACCACGTAGTAACCCACAAAAATCGCTAAAATAAAAATTGTTAAAATAATACTAAATTCCATAGGGTTCCTCTCTATGATGATCGCTCATTTTCCGTTACTTTTCCCGATAGCATGACACAACTTGCACGAATAATCTCATCGTCAACTTCTGGATTAAGATGTGCTTTTCCATCTTGATCAGACACCATTAAATCCAAAAATGATGACATGTTTTTTGCATAGAGAGCACTCGCATTTCCGGCAAGCTCTGAAGCCAGGTTAAGCGGCCCCATGATGCGAACACCTTTGTGGTTAACGTCCCCACCTGCTTTCGTCAGTTCACAGTTGCCGCCTTTTTCAGCAGCCATATCAACAATGACAGAGTTAATGGGCATACCCTCAACCATTTCTTGCGTTATGATCTTCGGCGCCGGACGGCCCGGGATGAGAGCTGTTGTAATAACAAGATCTGACTTGCTCAAAGCTTCTTTAAGACGCTCTGCTTGTTTCTTCTTATATTCCTCTGACATTTCTTTGGCATATCCACCGGCGGTTTCAGCTGAAGCATCCTCAGCAACCTCGATGAATTTAGCACCTAGGCTCTCTACTTGTTCTTTTGCAGCTGGACGGACGTCAAAAGCAGAGACAACCGCACCAAGGCGTTTAGCCGTTGCAATTGCCTGCAGCCCAGCTACACCAGCGCCAACTATGAGAACCTTAGCAGGCATAATCGTGCCAGCAGCCGTCATCATCATTGGCAAGGCTTTTGTGAGAGCGTTCACGCCGACTATAACAGATCGATACCCAGCTAAATTGCTTTGCGAAGAAAGTACATCCATGGTCTGAGCACGGGTAATGCGCGGAACCCGCTCAAGGGCAAAAACGTTAAGCTTCCTTAAAGAAAGGGCCTGAAGATATCCCTCGGTAAAACTATGATTAAAGTGAGCAACGATAGTCGCTCCCATAGGCATAAGATCGAGTTCCCCCGCTTTGCCTTCTTGTGGCTTTTGAACTTTAACAATAATGTGTGCTTGATCGTATACGTCTTTCGGCGTTTTAGCAATTTGAGCGCCGGCTTCTGTGTAACTTTTATCAGAAAAACCAGAGGCCT
Encoded here:
- a CDS encoding pyridine nucleotide transhydrogenase, which produces MEFSIILTIFILAIFVGYYVVWSVTPALHSPLMAVTNAISSVIVVGALIAAGASHSPFAKWFGFCGVVLAAINIFGGFVVTQRMLSMFKKKK
- a CDS encoding NAD(P)(+) transhydrogenase (Re/Si-specific) subunit alpha → MKIAVPKETLKTENRVAASPDVVKKWTKLGLTVCIESGAGEASGFSDKSYTEAGAQIAKTPKDVYDQAHIIVKVQKPQEGKAGELDLMPMGATIVAHFNHSFTEGYLQALSLRKLNVFALERVPRITRAQTMDVLSSQSNLAGYRSVIVGVNALTKALPMMMTAAGTIMPAKVLIVGAGVAGLQAIATAKRLGAVVSAFDVRPAAKEQVESLGAKFIEVAEDASAETAGGYAKEMSEEYKKKQAERLKEALSKSDLVITTALIPGRPAPKIITQEMVEGMPINSVIVDMAAEKGGNCELTKAGGDVNHKGVRIMGPLNLASELAGNASALYAKNMSSFLDLMVSDQDGKAHLNPEVDDEIIRASCVMLSGKVTENERSS